The Terriglobales bacterium DNA window GAGCTCCAGCCCCACTTCCAGGAAGAACAGTTCTTCGAAGATCAGGCGGCGGTGCGCCGGGGTGCGCGCCTCTTGCAGGTCCTCGAAGCGTACTTCTGGCGGAGGCCAGTGTGCCCGCTCGAAGGCCTGCCGCCGGGGAAGCAACTCCAGCCGCGCGCGCACCGCCGGGGGAACGCCGTCCGGGATCTCGGGTGCCAGGGCCGCGAGCGCGCCGCGGATGACGCGGCGGAACCAGCGCGAGGTCAGCTTGCCCTGCGCCGCCGACTCGTAGATGGGAACGATGCGCCCCACCTCGAGCGACGCTGCCAGGGCACGCTCCGCCGCGTCTTCTGCTTCTGCTTCGGAGTCCGCGGGGTCGGTCAGGATCTCGAACTGCGGCTGGATCAGTTGCAGCCCGCCGCGCTTGCGCTTGTCCACCTCCACCCGGCCGTAGAGCGCCACCGTCTGACCGGGCTGGAACTTGTCCTTGAGGTAGGTGGCGTGGAACCACAGGCACTTGATGGAAGCGGTGCCCTGGGCGGCGGTCATCTGGAAGATGGGCATGCGCTTGGTGCGGAACAGGCCGGAGCCGCGCACCTCGGCGAGGACGGTGGCCATCTCGCCCGGCTCGAGCTCCGCGATGCCGCGCGGGTTGAGCCGGTCCTCGTAGCGGAAGGGCAGGTAGTAGAGCAAGTCCTCGACGGTGGCGATGCCCTTGGCCGCCAGCCACTCGGCGACCCGCGGGCCTACGCCCTTGGCGTACTTGACCTGAGTTTGCAGCTCCAGCATGGCAGCGCTTCCGCTTTCCGCTGCCAGATTGTAAATTGCCTGACTCGCCTTTGCCTCCGGTTGGCGCTAGAATCGCACGTTTGCTTTATGGAAAAGCTTGCCATCCTTTACGACGCCAGCCAGGCGGTGCTCTCCACCTTCGATCTGGACGAGGTGCTACAACGCATCCTGGCCATCGTGCGCGACCAGTTCCGCCTGGAGAACGGCGCCATCTACCTGCTCGACCCCGAGACCCGGGAACTCAAGCTGCGCAGCAGCTTCGGTCGGCCCGAGGAGATGGTAGCCGCCCCCGTCCCCGCGGGCAGCGGACTGACGGGCGCGGCGGCCAAGCTGCGCCGTCCCGTCTATGCACCCGATGTCAGCCGGGAGCCGCGCTACATTCCCGTCTTCGCCGCCACCCGCTCCGAGCTGGCCATCCCGCTGATGGTGCGCGACAACGTGGTGGGCGTGCTCGACTTCCAGAGCGAGCATTCCAACTTTTTCAGCGACGAGACGGTGGACCTGCTGACGCTGTTCTCCACCCAGGCCTCCATCGCCATCGAGAACGCCCGGCTGCATTCGCTGGAGCAGCGGCGCGCGGCGCAGCTGGAAACCATCAACGCCCTGGCCAAGCAAACTGCGTCGGTGCTTGACCTGAAGGAGCTGCTGCCCAAGGTCTGTGCCCTGGTGCTGGAGTCGTTCCCGGTGGTTTCCAGCTGCGCCGCGCGCCG harbors:
- a CDS encoding GAF domain-containing protein — its product is MEKLAILYDASQAVLSTFDLDEVLQRILAIVRDQFRLENGAIYLLDPETRELKLRSSFGRPEEMVAAPVPAGSGLTGAAAKLRRPVYAPDVSREPRYIPVFAATRSELAIPLMVRDNVVGVLDFQSEHSNFFSDETVDLLTLFSTQASIAIENARLHSLEQRRAAQLETINALAKQTASVLDLKELLPKVCALVLESFPVVSSCAARR